Proteins from a single region of Primulina tabacum isolate GXHZ01 chromosome 5, ASM2559414v2, whole genome shotgun sequence:
- the LOC142545685 gene encoding protein TRANSPARENT TESTA 9-like isoform X2 — protein MFSNEHVNYLITYSFDFRNEELLSYYISFLRAISIKLNKDTISLLVKMHDDEIVSFPLYVDAIRFAFHEESMIQTAVRALTLNIYHVGDDAVNRFISRAPHEIYFLNLIKFFRDQCSNLNHLVSDASKNIGPESRSSILTAVDEIEDNLYYISDVVSAGIPDVGRLIMDNILKLLIFPLVLPSLRIETVDETRIGAVTALYLLCCILRIVKIKDLANTVAAALLCRTENFTEDVVAKINGYKLEHHSSNSYQNSNANIHSSESDDGSLLVTIPTSSSSQSHPENGTTLGQDCSTSCTPREALLSFVSSGNDVQVSGSLSVLATLLQTKELDESTVDALGILPQRKQHKKQLLRALVGEDSGEEQLFSSSSLVKDGISSGLDFYLQKLRDHYGVSCGCPEVEASPRVHRFVVLDTLVGLFCRSVISAETLWDGGWLLRQLLPHSEREFNRSHLRLLKDSLHNCSNRVLEETRGTWSDMLVTVLCDEWRKCKRAIESSSPRKYPKSILFPRQKSVSNELTSGESSFAAGERMCETVKVYVLLHHLHIFSLGRVLLDQPTLFSAAEVSVESRAKNSGVNPPGPKPSTEINLVDALPCRISFERGKERHFCFLSVTMGSSGWLVLAEELPMKQGYGVVRVVAPLAGCNPRIDDKHLKWLHLQIRPSSFPFSDTSNYINNEKVKSKALVDGRWTLAFRDEEICKRALSMIVEEANLQSHQVESILKPLLELDTNLDNSSFQCTEGNSS, from the exons ATGTTTAGCAATGAACATGTGAACTACCTTATTACTTATTCATTTGACTTCCGAAATGAAGAGCTATTGTCTTATTACATATCTTTTTTAAG GGCAATAAGCATAAAGTTGAATAAGGACACCATTTCTCTTCTTGTCAAGATGCACGAT gaTGAGATTGTTTCTTTCCCACTCTATGTTGACGCGATACGTTTTGCTTTCCATGAAGAGAGCATGATTCAAACTGCTGTGCGTGCATTAACGCTTAATATTTATCATG TTGGAGATGATGCTGTAAATAGGTTTATATCAAGGGCTCCTCATGAGATTTATTTCTTGAACTTGATCAAATTTTTTAGAGATCAATGCAGCAATTTGAATCATTTGGTTTCAGATGCTTCTAA GAATATAGGGCCAGAGTCAAGATCTTCTATCCTTACTGCAGTTGATGAGATTGAGGACAATCTCTATTACATCAGCGATGTTGTCTCTGCTGGGATTCCTGATGTTGGGAGATTAATAATGGACAACATTTTGAAGCTATTGATATTTCCGTTGGTTCTTCCTTCTTTGAGGATTGAAACTGTCGAT GAGACAAGAATTGGTGCTGTCACTGCTTTATATTTACTTTGTTGCATTTTGCGCATAGTCAAAATCAAAGATCTGGCAAACACTGTAGCTGCTGCTCTTCTGTGTCGTACAGAGAATTTCACTGAAGATGTTGTGGCTAAAATCAATGGTTATAAGTTGGAACACCATTCTTCAAACTCTTATCAAAATTCTAATGCTAATATCCACAGTTCAGAGTCTGATGATGGAAGTTTGCTAGTTACAATTCCAACATCTAGTTCTTCGCAAAGCCATCCAGAAAATGGTACTACCTTGGGGCAAGATTGCAGTACATCATGTACTCCTAG GGAGGCTTTGCTTTCTTTTGTTAGCAGTGGCAACGATGTTCAAGTTTCAGGCTCTTTAAGTGTGCTTGCTACCTTATTGCAGACTAAAG AACTGGATGAATCAACGGTAGATGCTCTTGGCATACTTCCACAACGCAAGCAGCATAAGAAGCAGCTGCTG CGAGCCTTAGTTGGGGAAGATTCTGGTGAAGAACAACTCTTTTCTTCCAGTAGTCTGGTCAAAGATGGCATCAGTAGTGGCCTTGATTTCTATCTGCAAAAGTTGAGG GATCACTATGGAGTTTCATGTGGATGCCCAGAGGTTGAAGCTAGCCCTCGCGTTCATAGGTTTGTG GTACTCGATACACTGGTCGGTCTCTTCTGCAGGTCAGTGATATCTGCAGAAACGTTGTGGGATGGTGGTTGGCTTTTGCGACAGTTGCTACCTCATAGTGAGAGAGAGTTTAACAGAAGTCATCTTAGGTTGCTCAAA GATTCACTCCACAATTGCAGTAATCGTGTTCTAGAGGAGACAAGAGGAACTTGGTCTGATATGTTGGTGACAGTTCTTTGTGATGAATGGAGAAAGTGCAAAAGAG CTATTGAGTCGTCTTCTCCTCGAAAATATCCCAAGTCTATACTTTTTCCACGTCAGAAATCCGTCTCCAATG AGCTTACTTCCGGTGAATCATCATTTGCTGCTGGTGAAAGAATGTGCGAGACTGTGAAG GTATATGTACTGCTTCATCATCTCCACATTTTCTCGCTTGGGAGAGTTTTGCTAGATCAACCTACTCTGTTCTCCGCAGCTGAAGTTTCAGTAGAATCTAGAGCAAAGAATTCTGGTGTAAATCCACCAGGACCCAAGCCAAGCACCGAGATTAATCTTG TGGACGCTTTGCCATGTAGAATCTCATTTGAAAGGGGAAAAGAGCGCCATTTTTGTTTTCTGTCGGTCACTATGGGAAGCTCAGGGTGGCTTGTTCTTGCAGAGGAATTACCCATGAAACAAGGTTATGGAGTTGTCCGAGTTGTAGCCCCGTTAGCTGGATGTAAT CCCAGAATAGATGATAAGCATTTGAAGTGGTTACACCTTCAAATCCGACCATCCTCATTCCCTTTCTCAGACACCAGTAACTATATCAACAACGAAAAAGTGAAATCAAAAGCTTTGGTAGATGGAAGGTGGACTCTGGCATTTCGAGATGAGGAGATTTGCAAGCGTGCTTTATCCATGATTGTTGAAGAGGCCAATTTACAGAGCCATCAGGTAGAAAGTATACTAAAACCTTTGCTTGAACTTGATACAAATTTAGATAATTCAAGTTTTCAATGTACAGAAGGCAACTCTTCTTGA
- the LOC142545685 gene encoding protein TRANSPARENT TESTA 9-like isoform X1 translates to MWSSFWRSRYRFSLDELRYLVDQLMKVQIVNEVNKDFVIEALRSVAELITYGDQHDAAFFELFMEKQVLGEFVRILKLSKTVIVSLQLLQTMSIMIQNLKSEHSIYYMFSNEHVNYLITYSFDFRNEELLSYYISFLRAISIKLNKDTISLLVKMHDDEIVSFPLYVDAIRFAFHEESMIQTAVRALTLNIYHVGDDAVNRFISRAPHEIYFLNLIKFFRDQCSNLNHLVSDASKNIGPESRSSILTAVDEIEDNLYYISDVVSAGIPDVGRLIMDNILKLLIFPLVLPSLRIETVDETRIGAVTALYLLCCILRIVKIKDLANTVAAALLCRTENFTEDVVAKINGYKLEHHSSNSYQNSNANIHSSESDDGSLLVTIPTSSSSQSHPENGTTLGQDCSTSCTPREALLSFVSSGNDVQVSGSLSVLATLLQTKELDESTVDALGILPQRKQHKKQLLRALVGEDSGEEQLFSSSSLVKDGISSGLDFYLQKLRDHYGVSCGCPEVEASPRVHRFVVLDTLVGLFCRSVISAETLWDGGWLLRQLLPHSEREFNRSHLRLLKDSLHNCSNRVLEETRGTWSDMLVTVLCDEWRKCKRAIESSSPRKYPKSILFPRQKSVSNELTSGESSFAAGERMCETVKVYVLLHHLHIFSLGRVLLDQPTLFSAAEVSVESRAKNSGVNPPGPKPSTEINLVDALPCRISFERGKERHFCFLSVTMGSSGWLVLAEELPMKQGYGVVRVVAPLAGCNPRIDDKHLKWLHLQIRPSSFPFSDTSNYINNEKVKSKALVDGRWTLAFRDEEICKRALSMIVEEANLQSHQVESILKPLLELDTNLDNSSFQCTEGNSS, encoded by the exons ATGTGGTCTTCCTTTTGGAGATCCCGGTATCGATTCTCTTTAGATGAACTCAG ATACTTGGTCGATCAGTTGATGAAAGTTCAAATTGTAAACGAGGTTAACAAG GACTTTGTGATTGAGGCATTGAGATCTGTTGCAGAGTTGATTACTTATGGTGACCAACACGATGCTGCCTTTTTTGA GCTTTTTATGGAGAAGCAGGTTTTGGGCGAGTTTGTACGCATATTAAAACTCAGTAAAACCGTGATAGTTTCACTCCAGCTTTTGCAAACAATGAGTATTATGATCCAGAACCTTAAAAGTGAACATTCAATAT ATTATATGTTTAGCAATGAACATGTGAACTACCTTATTACTTATTCATTTGACTTCCGAAATGAAGAGCTATTGTCTTATTACATATCTTTTTTAAG GGCAATAAGCATAAAGTTGAATAAGGACACCATTTCTCTTCTTGTCAAGATGCACGAT gaTGAGATTGTTTCTTTCCCACTCTATGTTGACGCGATACGTTTTGCTTTCCATGAAGAGAGCATGATTCAAACTGCTGTGCGTGCATTAACGCTTAATATTTATCATG TTGGAGATGATGCTGTAAATAGGTTTATATCAAGGGCTCCTCATGAGATTTATTTCTTGAACTTGATCAAATTTTTTAGAGATCAATGCAGCAATTTGAATCATTTGGTTTCAGATGCTTCTAA GAATATAGGGCCAGAGTCAAGATCTTCTATCCTTACTGCAGTTGATGAGATTGAGGACAATCTCTATTACATCAGCGATGTTGTCTCTGCTGGGATTCCTGATGTTGGGAGATTAATAATGGACAACATTTTGAAGCTATTGATATTTCCGTTGGTTCTTCCTTCTTTGAGGATTGAAACTGTCGAT GAGACAAGAATTGGTGCTGTCACTGCTTTATATTTACTTTGTTGCATTTTGCGCATAGTCAAAATCAAAGATCTGGCAAACACTGTAGCTGCTGCTCTTCTGTGTCGTACAGAGAATTTCACTGAAGATGTTGTGGCTAAAATCAATGGTTATAAGTTGGAACACCATTCTTCAAACTCTTATCAAAATTCTAATGCTAATATCCACAGTTCAGAGTCTGATGATGGAAGTTTGCTAGTTACAATTCCAACATCTAGTTCTTCGCAAAGCCATCCAGAAAATGGTACTACCTTGGGGCAAGATTGCAGTACATCATGTACTCCTAG GGAGGCTTTGCTTTCTTTTGTTAGCAGTGGCAACGATGTTCAAGTTTCAGGCTCTTTAAGTGTGCTTGCTACCTTATTGCAGACTAAAG AACTGGATGAATCAACGGTAGATGCTCTTGGCATACTTCCACAACGCAAGCAGCATAAGAAGCAGCTGCTG CGAGCCTTAGTTGGGGAAGATTCTGGTGAAGAACAACTCTTTTCTTCCAGTAGTCTGGTCAAAGATGGCATCAGTAGTGGCCTTGATTTCTATCTGCAAAAGTTGAGG GATCACTATGGAGTTTCATGTGGATGCCCAGAGGTTGAAGCTAGCCCTCGCGTTCATAGGTTTGTG GTACTCGATACACTGGTCGGTCTCTTCTGCAGGTCAGTGATATCTGCAGAAACGTTGTGGGATGGTGGTTGGCTTTTGCGACAGTTGCTACCTCATAGTGAGAGAGAGTTTAACAGAAGTCATCTTAGGTTGCTCAAA GATTCACTCCACAATTGCAGTAATCGTGTTCTAGAGGAGACAAGAGGAACTTGGTCTGATATGTTGGTGACAGTTCTTTGTGATGAATGGAGAAAGTGCAAAAGAG CTATTGAGTCGTCTTCTCCTCGAAAATATCCCAAGTCTATACTTTTTCCACGTCAGAAATCCGTCTCCAATG AGCTTACTTCCGGTGAATCATCATTTGCTGCTGGTGAAAGAATGTGCGAGACTGTGAAG GTATATGTACTGCTTCATCATCTCCACATTTTCTCGCTTGGGAGAGTTTTGCTAGATCAACCTACTCTGTTCTCCGCAGCTGAAGTTTCAGTAGAATCTAGAGCAAAGAATTCTGGTGTAAATCCACCAGGACCCAAGCCAAGCACCGAGATTAATCTTG TGGACGCTTTGCCATGTAGAATCTCATTTGAAAGGGGAAAAGAGCGCCATTTTTGTTTTCTGTCGGTCACTATGGGAAGCTCAGGGTGGCTTGTTCTTGCAGAGGAATTACCCATGAAACAAGGTTATGGAGTTGTCCGAGTTGTAGCCCCGTTAGCTGGATGTAAT CCCAGAATAGATGATAAGCATTTGAAGTGGTTACACCTTCAAATCCGACCATCCTCATTCCCTTTCTCAGACACCAGTAACTATATCAACAACGAAAAAGTGAAATCAAAAGCTTTGGTAGATGGAAGGTGGACTCTGGCATTTCGAGATGAGGAGATTTGCAAGCGTGCTTTATCCATGATTGTTGAAGAGGCCAATTTACAGAGCCATCAGGTAGAAAGTATACTAAAACCTTTGCTTGAACTTGATACAAATTTAGATAATTCAAGTTTTCAATGTACAGAAGGCAACTCTTCTTGA
- the LOC142544604 gene encoding large ribosomal subunit protein uL30x-like, with the protein MSIQKLNWIFGISIRLPFVMMSLFLSNRINVMHPRTNKILQLLRLCQIFNRVFMKVNEVMMNMLHRVEPYVTYGYPNLKSVRELIYKRGYGKVNKQRIALSDNSIIEQVLVKYEIICI; encoded by the exons ATGTCGATCCAGAAGCTAAACTGGATATTTGGTATATCTATACGTTTACCTTTCgtgatgatgtcattatttttatCTAACAGAATTAATGTCATGCACCCAAGAACCAATAAAATTTTGCAGCTTCTTCGATTGTGTCAG ATCTTTAATAGAGTCTTTATGAAAGTTAACGAGGTTATGATGAACATGCTTCATAGAGTTGAGCCTTATGTTACATACGG GTACCCTAACCTTAAAAGTGTCCGCGAGTTGATCTACAAGCGTGGCTATGGAAAAGTGAATAAGCAGAGAATTGCATTGAGTGATAACTCGATCATTGAGCAG GTGTTGGTTAAATATGAGATAATTTGCATATAA
- the LOC142545684 gene encoding RNA-binding KH domain-containing protein PEPPER-like produces MASSQSTAINGAATEEAAENIEELTVEEETENFDGEEDTSTEATDAVEGPGLDEKEKELAELKAKWPGWPGYSVFRVVVPVLKVGGIIGRKGDIIKKLVEDTRARIRILDGPATSPDRIVLISGKEEPEAGVPPAMDAIIRIFKRVNGLLEDDGDGKALGSTGAAFCSFRLLVASTQAISLIGKQGSVIKSIQESTGATIRVLSSDELPVYASSEERVVDLQGEAVKVLKGLEAVVGHLRKFLVDHTVLPLFEKSYNAPATQERQVEAWTEKTSLHSTPQTTLGSDYSVSLKRDSLFLDRESQLESRLNASRLSVYGADHGLGNRSSAIGHSGGPIVTQVAQTMQVPLAYAEDIIGVQGANIDYIRRTSGAILTVQESRGLPDEITVEIKGTSSQVQVAQQLIQDFTSGHREQLPGSYGKLESSLRHSYSQLGSSSYSSSLNGQPYSSYGSSGAGGYSSFRL; encoded by the exons ATGGCTTCCAGTCAATCGACAGCAATCAACGGCGCTGCCACCGAAGAAGCGGCCGAAAACATAGAGGAGCTTACAGTCGAAGAAGAAACCGAAAACTTTGATGGTGAGGAAGACACTTCAACTGAGGCAACGGATGCCGTGGAAGGTCCGGGATTGGATGAAAAGGAGAAAGAATTAGCCGAATTGAAGGCGAAGTGGCCTGGATGGCCGGGTTATTCGGTATTTAGGGTAGTGGTGCCAGTGCTGAAGGTGGGCGGTATTATTGGGCGGAAAGGAGATATCATTAAGAAGCTCGTTGAGGATACGCGAGCTAGAATTCGTATTCTCGATGGACCTGCCACCTCTCCCGATCGCATT GTTTTGATATCTGGGAAGGAAGAACCAGAAGCAGGAGTGCCGCCAGCTATGGATGCCATAATAAGAATCTTTAAACGTGTCAACGGACTACTTGAGGATGATGGTGATGGAAAAGCCCTTGGTTCTACTGGTGCTGCATTTTGTTCGTTTCGTTTGTTGGTGGCATCGACACAGGCCATTAGTTTAATAGGAAAGCAAGGCTCTGTCATCAAGTCTATTCAAGAAAGCACTGGTGCTACCATCCGGGTGCTTTCTAGTG ATGAATTGCCTGTTTATGCTAGTTCCGAAGAAAGGGTTGTTGATTTACAAGGAGAAGCTGTCAAAGTCCTGAAAGGCTTGGAAGCTGTGGTGGGTCATTTGAGAAAGTTTTTGGTGGATCACACAGTTCTTCCTTTATTTGAGAAGAGT TATAATGCTCCAGCGACTCAGGAACGACAAGTAGAAGCTTGGACTGAGAAGACGTCACTGCATTCTACCCCACAAACGACGCTAGGCTCCGATTACTCTGTTTCTCTAAAGCGGGATTCACTCTTCCTTGACCGTGAAAGCCAACTGGAATCCCGTTTGAATGCGTCCAGACTTTCAGTGTATGGAGCAGATCATGGACTTGGAAATCGTTCTTCAGCAATAGGACATTCTGGTGGACCTATTGTCACTCAG GTTGCACAGACAATGCAAGTACCACTTGCTTATGCAGAGGATATAATTGGAGTTCAGGGAGCAAATATTGATTACATTAGACGCACTAGTGGTGCCATTCTTACTGTGCAAGAGAGTAGGGGACTGCCTGATGAAATCACCGTGGAGATAAAAGGCACCTCTTCACAAGTTCAAGTAGCCCAGCAACTTATTCAG GACTTCACCAGTGGTCACAGAGAGCAACTTCCGGGGAGCTATGGCAAGCTTGAATCCAGTTTACGACATTCCTACTCTCAGTTAGGTAGCAGTTCTTACTCGTCATCGTTAAATGGGCAACCTTATTCTAGCTATGGATCATCAGGTGCTGGTGGTTATAGTAGCTTCAGGCTGTGA